The bacterium genome includes a region encoding these proteins:
- a CDS encoding Druantia anti-phage system protein DruA: MRKEALRKKIIDILKEQGFKINPHVRPAGDSKEAYRQIQEKAKLEQISKHKNFLQDNIDKVKNFCREGKDIISQNISLQLKEVQSDSLEEILFRWWNLIWWSIPFQRSYGRQMRFLLWDKTHNTPFGLICLQSPVLKMSVRDRWLGLPNDELDIWVNRSMNAQRVGALPPYNELLGGKMVALALTSNEIREAYRKKYENYISIIKERKLEAELLFITTTSAFGKSSLYNRLKYNGETVAESLGYTKGSGTFHIPEDLYEELLDFLERKGIDISRGYGYGPSRKLRLISLGLHYLGLSSYEFHGIKREFYLFLLVRNLKEVIQKAQKPIWFDRPFFNLVDYWKERWAISRAERMSQWKDFEAKKFFKKTEKMLKEL; the protein is encoded by the coding sequence ATGAGAAAAGAGGCTTTGCGGAAGAAAATAATCGATATTTTAAAAGAACAGGGGTTTAAAATAAATCCCCATGTCCGACCCGCAGGAGATAGTAAAGAAGCATATAGACAAATTCAAGAAAAGGCAAAGCTTGAGCAAATTTCTAAGCACAAGAATTTTTTGCAAGATAACATCGATAAAGTGAAAAATTTTTGCCGAGAGGGAAAAGATATTATTTCCCAAAATATTTCTTTACAATTGAAAGAGGTTCAATCAGATTCTTTGGAAGAAATTTTATTTCGCTGGTGGAATTTAATCTGGTGGAGCATTCCATTTCAACGCTCATATGGTCGCCAGATGAGATTTTTGTTGTGGGACAAAACTCATAATACCCCATTTGGTTTGATTTGTCTCCAGAGTCCAGTATTAAAAATGTCAGTTCGTGATAGGTGGCTTGGTCTACCTAATGATGAGTTAGACATATGGGTAAATAGGTCAATGAATGCCCAGCGAGTTGGGGCTTTACCTCCTTATAATGAATTATTGGGAGGGAAAATGGTTGCTCTTGCTTTGACATCTAATGAAATAAGAGAAGCATATAGGAAAAAATACGAAAATTATATATCAATCATTAAAGAAAGAAAATTAGAAGCTGAACTTTTATTTATTACAACCACAAGTGCGTTTGGGAAAAGTAGTCTTTATAATCGCTTAAAATATAATGGTGAAACTGTTGCCGAAAGTTTAGGTTATACAAAGGGGTCTGGGACATTTCATATACCAGAAGATTTATATGAAGAGCTTTTGGATTTTTTGGAGAGAAAAGGAATTGATATTAGTAGAGGATATGGTTATGGTCCTTCAAGAAAGCTTAGACTTATTAGCCTTGGTCTTCACTATTTAGGTCTTTCTTCCTATGAATTTCATGGCATTAAAAGGGAATTCTATTTATTTCTTCTGGTAAGGAATCTTAAAGAGGTTATCCAGAAAGCCCAAAAGCCAATTTGGTTTGACCGCCCTTTTTTTAATTTAGTTGATTACTGGAAAGAAAGATGGGC
- a CDS encoding HEPN domain-containing protein — protein sequence MKEEIKSWIEFASEDLKMAELALEEGIYNQTCFHSEQCVEKTIKALIIHRDFIYPKSHKLADLLSLLPETFKDLKEKILLLDRFYIPTRYPDALPGALPEGLPTAKDSEEAIEIAREVFEKVKNMVEK from the coding sequence ATGAAAGAGGAGATTAAAAGCTGGATAGAATTTGCCTCTGAGGACCTGAAGATGGCAGAGCTTGCTTTGGAAGAGGGGATTTATAATCAAACCTGCTTCCATTCAGAGCAATGTGTAGAAAAAACTATAAAAGCCCTTATAATTCATAGAGACTTTATTTATCCTAAGAGCCATAAACTTGCTGATCTACTCTCTTTATTGCCTGAAACATTCAAAGATTTAAAAGAAAAAATCCTTTTGCTTGATCGCTTTTATATCCCTACCCGCTATCCAGATGCTTTACCTGGGGCTTTGCCTGAGGGTCTACCAACCGCCAAGGATTCAGAAGAAGCCATAGAAATTGCAAGAGAGGTATTTGAAAAAGTGAAAAATATGGTGGAAAAATGA
- a CDS encoding nucleotidyltransferase domain-containing protein, with protein sequence MNNKRAFQLNDELKRWKEILKREYNPYKIILFGSFPKGKIGDWSDIDMVIIKDSNKPFLDRIKEVLLLLKPEVGLDVLVYTQEEFKKLLSTRLFFKEEISRKGAVIYERGD encoded by the coding sequence ATGAATAATAAAAGGGCTTTTCAATTAAATGATGAGTTAAAACGGTGGAAGGAAATTTTAAAAAGGGAATATAATCCTTATAAGATAATCCTCTTTGGCTCATTTCCCAAGGGGAAAATAGGGGATTGGTCAGATATAGATATGGTAATAATAAAAGATAGCAACAAGCCCTTTTTAGATAGGATTAAAGAGGTGCTTCTGCTTTTAAAGCCTGAGGTTGGATTGGATGTTCTTGTTTATACGCAAGAGGAATTTAAAAAACTATTGTCAACCAGATTATTCTTTAAAGAAGAAATCTCTAGAAAAGGGGCGGTAATATATGAAAGAGGAGATTAA
- the panB gene encoding 3-methyl-2-oxobutanoate hydroxymethyltransferase yields the protein MKTIPEIQRMKNEKRRITALTCYDFQMAKILDEAGIDIVLVGDSLGMVVLGYENTLPVTMDEMLHHTKAVKRGIENALLVGDMPFMSYKVDIKDSVYNAGRMTKEGGASAVKLEGGIEIIPTIKAMLDADIPVMGHIGLRPQAIHKMGGYKVQRDEALIEEAFELERAGIFSLVLECIPGSLAKKITESLKIPTIGIGSGIHCDGQILVLNDMIGLTERSPKFVRKYLNMKDEISRAIKRFIEDVLKGDFPRKEESYE from the coding sequence ATGAAGACAATTCCAGAGATACAGAGGATGAAGAATGAAAAAAGAAGGATTACAGCCCTTACTTGCTATGATTTCCAAATGGCAAAGATATTGGATGAAGCTGGGATTGATATAGTTTTGGTGGGTGATTCCTTAGGGATGGTTGTTTTGGGATATGAGAATACCCTTCCGGTAACAATGGATGAGATGCTTCACCATACAAAGGCTGTAAAAAGGGGGATAGAAAATGCTTTACTTGTTGGTGATATGCCATTTATGTCATATAAGGTTGATATAAAAGATTCTGTCTATAATGCAGGAAGAATGACAAAAGAGGGTGGGGCAAGTGCGGTAAAGCTTGAGGGAGGCATTGAGATTATCCCAACCATAAAGGCAATGTTGGATGCAGATATTCCGGTAATGGGTCATATTGGGTTAAGACCTCAGGCGATCCATAAAATGGGTGGCTATAAGGTGCAAAGGGATGAGGCTTTAATAGAAGAGGCATTTGAGCTTGAAAGGGCAGGAATATTTTCTCTTGTCCTTGAATGTATCCCAGGAAGCCTTGCTAAGAAAATAACAGAATCTTTAAAAATTCCAACAATTGGCATTGGTTCAGGGATACATTGCGATGGACAGATATTGGTTCTTAATGATATGATTGGTTTAACAGAGAGGTCTCCTAAATTTGTAAGAAAGTATTTGAATATGAAAGATGAGATTTCAAGGGCAATAAAAAGATTTATTGAGGATGTTTTAAAAGGCGATTTTCCAAGAAAAGAGGAAAGCTATGAATAA
- a CDS encoding ABC transporter permease translates to MIRYILKRFLHAIPLLLGITIISFFLVQLAPGDFFTALKLNPEISKETIEDMRREFGFDKPLYIQYVKWLWNLIKLDFGISLSYHIPVLSLIKQRIFNTLYLSFVVLIFLWLFTIPLALISSQHKYSIFDKTISFFSFISMSIPTFFFAFLFIFFAANTHILPIGGVCSIYNSELSFFGKIKDYGSHIIIPASCLIIGGLGWLLRIMRGYVLEVLSAPYIVASRAKGLSSNNVLYKHTLRNAINPMITILGFQLSSVLSGAALIEIITRWPGMGRLMLDAVLSQDLYVVMGGLVISTFLLIVGNLTADILLAISDPRIRY, encoded by the coding sequence ATGATAAGATACATCCTTAAAAGGTTTCTTCATGCCATTCCACTTTTGCTTGGAATAACAATTATCTCTTTCTTCCTTGTTCAGCTTGCACCTGGGGATTTCTTTACAGCCCTTAAGCTTAATCCAGAGATAAGCAAAGAGACAATTGAGGATATGAGAAGGGAATTTGGTTTTGACAAACCCCTTTATATCCAATATGTTAAATGGCTTTGGAATTTGATAAAGCTTGATTTTGGAATTTCTTTATCTTACCATATCCCTGTCCTTTCCTTGATAAAACAAAGGATTTTTAATACCCTATACCTCTCTTTTGTTGTTCTTATCTTTTTATGGCTCTTTACCATACCCCTTGCCTTAATATCTTCACAACATAAATATTCTATTTTTGATAAAACAATATCTTTCTTTTCATTTATTTCAATGAGCATTCCAACATTCTTCTTCGCCTTTCTCTTTATCTTTTTTGCTGCAAACACACATATTCTTCCTATTGGTGGTGTTTGTAGCATTTATAATAGTGAGCTTTCATTTTTTGGGAAAATAAAAGATTATGGCTCACATATAATTATTCCTGCAAGCTGTCTTATTATCGGAGGTCTTGGATGGCTATTGAGGATAATGAGGGGTTATGTCCTTGAGGTTTTATCCGCACCATATATTGTAGCATCAAGGGCAAAGGGATTGTCTTCTAATAATGTTTTGTATAAGCATACATTGAGGAATGCAATAAATCCAATGATTACTATTCTTGGATTCCAGCTTTCATCGGTTTTATCAGGTGCTGCCCTTATTGAGATAATTACAAGATGGCCTGGAATGGGAAGGCTTATGTTGGATGCTGTTTTATCGCAGGATTTATATGTTGTTATGGGAGGTCTTGTTATTTCAACCTTTCTTCTTATCGTTGGAAACCTTACTGCAGATATTTTGCTTGCCATTTCTGACCCAAGAATTAGGTATTAA
- a CDS encoding lysylphosphatidylglycerol synthase transmembrane domain-containing protein translates to MNRIKVFLPILISAFFIYLAVCNLSLHQIIQSFSTIKWGWIGLSFLFTVFGFIVRVIRWRFFFLNSPSYYSLTSSFLIGLTVNNLLPARIGELVRAYILKKREDVSVSLAFGTILLERVFDGLSVFLFLAILLFVCPFPSKVKTMGFIITGIYLLTLIFFILLKTHKDFVLKKMAFSQKLALVVSEFAGGLSILGSFRQVLIISVYSIIAWVIYGFCLYFCLFGFSLNLPIYVGFFVLVMAVIGVMIPAAPGYLGTYQYFCILALALFNVPQNIAFSYSMVAYIISFVPVTIFGIVFLFLEGLSFEKLLSLKDDKIHP, encoded by the coding sequence ATGAACAGAATAAAAGTTTTCCTTCCCATTTTAATAAGTGCCTTTTTTATTTATCTTGCCGTTTGTAATCTTTCATTACATCAGATAATTCAATCATTTTCAACAATTAAATGGGGTTGGATTGGTTTATCATTTCTTTTTACTGTTTTTGGCTTTATAGTAAGGGTTATAAGATGGAGATTTTTCTTTTTAAATTCCCCAAGCTATTATAGCCTTACATCAAGCTTTCTTATTGGTCTTACAGTAAATAACCTTTTACCTGCAAGGATTGGCGAGCTTGTAAGGGCGTATATCCTTAAAAAAAGGGAGGATGTAAGTGTAAGCCTTGCATTTGGAACCATTCTTTTAGAAAGGGTATTTGATGGGCTTTCTGTTTTTTTATTTTTAGCCATTCTTTTGTTTGTTTGTCCATTTCCAAGCAAGGTAAAGACTATGGGATTTATTATTACAGGGATTTATCTTCTTACCCTTATTTTTTTCATCCTCCTTAAAACCCACAAGGACTTTGTCTTAAAAAAAATGGCTTTTTCACAAAAATTAGCACTTGTTGTTTCCGAATTTGCGGGAGGGCTTTCTATTTTAGGCTCTTTTCGTCAGGTTCTTATTATCTCTGTCTATTCCATTATTGCCTGGGTTATTTATGGGTTTTGTCTCTATTTTTGCCTTTTTGGTTTCTCCCTTAATCTTCCTATTTATGTTGGCTTTTTTGTCCTTGTAATGGCTGTTATTGGTGTTATGATTCCAGCTGCCCCAGGTTATTTAGGAACATATCAATATTTTTGTATCCTTGCTTTAGCCTTATTCAATGTTCCTCAAAATATAGCCTTTTCCTATTCAATGGTAGCATATATTATTTCATTTGTTCCTGTAACGATTTTCGGAATTGTGTTTTTATTCCTGGAAGGGCTTTCATTTGAAAAGCTTCTTTCATTAAAGGATGATAAGATACATCCTTAA
- the rpoC gene encoding DNA-directed RNA polymerase subunit beta', which produces MNFEFLLNNAIQGGRKMFENDFNIGNIFIKIGLISPEVIKSWSRGAIRKPETINYRSLRPERDGLFCERIFGPTRDYECFCGKYKSMRYRGVICDRCGVEVIKSETRRERMGHIELAAPVSHIWYVKRIPSPIALLLDITNQELEEVIYFDSWLVLEVEKDVPVKKYSVLSDSEYNAFLERYPEGFKAKMGAEAVKEALSSLDLKKLAINLRKSLEDEKSAPKRRKIVKRLSTIENFIKSGNKPEWMILSVVPVLPPNLRPMVQLDGGRFATSDLNDLYRRVINRNNRLERLIELRAPDVIIRNEKRMLQESVDALFDNGRRGKPVLSSSNRLLKSLSEILKGKQGRFRQNLLGKRVDYSGRSVIVVDPNLRLYQCGLPKRMAIELFKPFIMRRLVATGHAHNIKSAKRLVEEESEEIWDALEEIVKNHPVLLNRAPTLHRASIQAFEPVLVDGEAIKIHPMVCVPFNADFDGDQMAVHIPLSLEAQLEARILMLSSHNLLSPSSGKPLIAPTQDVILGLCYLTKQQKNAKGSERIFKDSDEVISLYETGEIDLHSIIKIKIQGKLQETTPGRVIFNKAVPSDIGYINQTLNKGFLSNLVRKIYTKYGTTEAVLFLDRIKELGYKFATKGACSISMVDIKVPERKKKLLEATFKRQEKIQSAYQKGLITDEERYNQVVDIWTSVNEDLAKMLFDEISKDKEGFNPVYLMMDSGARGSKQQVRQLGGMRGLMAKPTGEIIELPITSNFREGLSVLEYFISTHGARKGLTDTALKTADAGYLTRRLVDVSQDIIVLIDDCKTINGIVVEPIKEGDEVIVPLANRVLGRVCLENVVDSMTGELIVKENEEITEEIAEKIEKAEIERIKIRSVLTCEASKGICSKCYGWDLSTRKLVNLGETVGIIAAQSIGEPGTQLTMRTFHIGGTAHRAVEEAEIKFDYPVRVVDLPKRLVPAGDGSYISLREGDITIVKVLFSQSISSSFKPIVHEGFWVNIGEKIIQTEDGFIQTPVRGTVKFSGDSLQIVSDERKIKLKTGGRIFAKPGDLIEAGRKIADFDPYNEPILTEVEGEVKFFDIISERTLREELDENTGYYRRTIISDREGKLQPVVLIISTDGQATRYIIPNGARLVVEEGQSVKAGDIIAKFPQEFIYTKDITGGLPRVVELFEARRPKDPAILSEIDGVVGFRETEGTRTRIIEVKNEITGDVKEYSVSMGRHPKVHPGDMVKAGDQLVEGPIDPHDILRIEGEKMLQTYLLNEVQEVYRLQDVDINDKHIEVIIRQMLRKVKVTDPGETELLPGDQVDRAKFNKINEQAKRSRKKQASGKIVLLGITKASLATDSFISAASFQETTRVLTEASIEGRIDDLSGLKENVIIGRLVPAGTGHREYL; this is translated from the coding sequence TTGAATTTTGAATTTCTTTTAAATAATGCAATTCAAGGAGGCAGAAAGATGTTTGAGAATGATTTTAATATAGGAAATATTTTTATCAAAATAGGGCTTATATCGCCTGAGGTAATAAAAAGTTGGTCAAGGGGGGCAATTAGAAAACCCGAAACCATAAATTACCGTTCTTTGCGTCCTGAAAGGGATGGGTTATTCTGCGAAAGAATCTTTGGTCCTACAAGGGATTATGAATGTTTCTGTGGCAAGTATAAAAGTATGAGATATAGGGGTGTTATCTGCGATAGATGTGGCGTTGAGGTTATAAAATCAGAAACAAGAAGGGAAAGGATGGGTCATATAGAATTAGCCGCACCTGTTTCTCATATCTGGTATGTAAAAAGAATCCCCTCTCCTATAGCACTACTTTTAGATATAACAAACCAGGAGCTTGAGGAGGTCATTTACTTTGATAGCTGGCTTGTTCTTGAGGTAGAGAAGGATGTTCCTGTAAAAAAATATAGTGTTTTATCAGATAGTGAATACAATGCCTTTTTAGAAAGGTATCCAGAAGGATTTAAGGCAAAGATGGGTGCAGAGGCTGTTAAAGAAGCCCTATCCTCCCTGGATTTAAAGAAACTCGCTATTAATTTAAGAAAGTCATTAGAAGATGAAAAATCTGCTCCGAAAAGGAGAAAGATTGTAAAGAGGCTTTCTACTATTGAAAATTTTATTAAATCAGGAAATAAGCCAGAATGGATGATTCTTTCTGTTGTCCCTGTTCTTCCACCCAACCTTCGTCCTATGGTTCAGCTTGATGGTGGAAGATTTGCTACATCTGACCTTAATGACCTTTATAGAAGGGTTATTAACAGGAATAATCGGCTAGAGCGTCTTATTGAACTTAGGGCACCCGATGTTATTATAAGGAATGAAAAAAGAATGCTTCAAGAGTCAGTAGATGCCCTGTTTGACAATGGAAGAAGAGGAAAACCTGTTCTTTCATCGTCAAATAGATTGCTTAAATCCCTCTCTGAGATTCTAAAGGGAAAGCAGGGAAGGTTTAGACAAAACCTTCTTGGAAAGAGGGTTGATTATTCTGGAAGAAGTGTAATTGTAGTTGACCCAAATCTTCGTCTATATCAATGTGGATTACCGAAAAGAATGGCTATTGAGCTATTTAAGCCATTTATTATGAGGCGTCTTGTTGCTACCGGCCATGCCCATAATATCAAGAGTGCAAAGAGGCTTGTTGAAGAAGAGAGCGAAGAAATATGGGATGCCCTTGAGGAGATTGTAAAAAATCATCCGGTTCTTCTTAATAGGGCACCAACCCTTCATAGGGCTTCTATCCAGGCATTTGAACCTGTTCTTGTAGATGGTGAGGCTATTAAAATCCACCCTATGGTTTGCGTTCCATTTAATGCAGATTTTGACGGAGACCAGATGGCTGTCCATATTCCCCTTTCTTTAGAAGCTCAGCTTGAGGCAAGAATCTTAATGCTTTCTTCACACAACCTCCTTTCTCCATCTTCTGGTAAGCCTTTGATTGCTCCAACACAGGATGTAATATTAGGGCTTTGTTACCTTACAAAACAGCAGAAGAATGCAAAGGGTAGTGAAAGAATATTTAAGGATAGTGATGAGGTAATTTCCCTATACGAAACAGGAGAAATAGACCTTCATTCTATTATAAAAATAAAGATACAGGGTAAATTACAGGAGACAACACCAGGAAGGGTAATTTTTAACAAGGCAGTGCCAAGTGATATAGGATATATAAACCAGACCTTAAACAAAGGATTTCTGAGCAATTTAGTAAGGAAAATTTATACAAAATATGGCACAACCGAAGCTGTTTTGTTTCTTGATAGAATAAAGGAGCTTGGCTATAAATTTGCTACAAAGGGTGCTTGCTCTATCTCAATGGTTGATATAAAGGTTCCCGAGAGAAAGAAAAAGCTTCTTGAGGCTACATTTAAGAGGCAGGAAAAAATACAATCTGCATATCAGAAGGGCTTGATTACAGATGAGGAAAGGTATAATCAGGTAGTTGATATCTGGACATCTGTAAATGAAGACCTTGCAAAGATGCTTTTTGATGAGATAAGTAAGGATAAAGAAGGATTTAATCCCGTTTATCTAATGATGGATTCGGGTGCAAGGGGAAGTAAGCAACAGGTAAGGCAGCTTGGAGGAATGAGGGGTCTAATGGCAAAGCCTACGGGTGAAATTATAGAATTGCCTATTACATCAAATTTTAGAGAGGGCTTATCTGTTTTGGAATACTTTATTTCAACGCATGGTGCCAGAAAGGGTCTTACAGACACAGCCTTAAAAACAGCAGATGCAGGCTATCTTACAAGGAGGCTTGTTGATGTATCTCAAGATATTATTGTCCTCATAGATGATTGCAAGACGATAAATGGGATTGTTGTTGAGCCAATAAAGGAGGGAGATGAGGTTATTGTTCCTTTGGCAAATAGGGTTTTAGGACGGGTTTGTCTTGAGAATGTTGTTGATTCAATGACAGGAGAGCTTATTGTCAAAGAGAATGAGGAGATTACAGAAGAAATAGCAGAAAAAATAGAAAAGGCAGAGATTGAAAGGATAAAAATAAGGTCTGTTCTTACCTGCGAAGCTTCAAAAGGCATATGTAGTAAGTGCTATGGATGGGACCTTTCTACACGAAAATTGGTTAATTTGGGAGAGACAGTTGGAATAATTGCAGCACAGTCAATTGGCGAGCCAGGAACCCAGCTTACAATGAGAACATTTCATATTGGAGGAACAGCCCATCGTGCGGTTGAGGAGGCAGAGATAAAATTTGATTATCCTGTAAGGGTTGTTGATCTTCCAAAGAGGCTTGTTCCTGCTGGTGATGGAAGCTATATCTCCTTGAGGGAGGGAGATATAACAATTGTAAAGGTTTTATTTTCTCAATCTATTTCATCTTCTTTCAAGCCTATTGTCCATGAAGGATTTTGGGTAAATATAGGAGAGAAAATAATCCAAACAGAAGATGGATTTATTCAAACACCGGTTCGTGGAACCGTTAAATTCTCTGGAGACAGCCTTCAGATTGTATCTGATGAACGAAAGATAAAATTAAAAACTGGAGGAAGGATATTTGCAAAACCAGGTGATCTTATAGAAGCTGGTAGAAAAATTGCTGATTTTGATCCCTATAACGAACCCATCCTTACAGAGGTAGAGGGGGAGGTTAAATTTTTTGATATTATTTCTGAAAGGACATTAAGAGAGGAGCTTGATGAGAATACAGGATATTATAGAAGAACAATAATCTCTGATAGGGAGGGAAAGCTTCAACCTGTTGTTTTGATAATTTCTACCGATGGTCAGGCTACTAGATATATTATTCCAAATGGTGCAAGGCTTGTAGTAGAAGAAGGACAAAGTGTAAAGGCAGGCGATATAATTGCTAAATTTCCACAAGAATTTATTTACACAAAGGATATTACAGGTGGTCTTCCAAGGGTTGTTGAGCTTTTTGAGGCAAGAAGGCCAAAAGACCCTGCTATTCTTTCTGAAATAGATGGAGTTGTAGGCTTTAGGGAAACAGAAGGGACAAGAACAAGGATAATTGAGGTTAAAAATGAGATAACGGGTGATGTAAAGGAGTATAGTGTTTCAATGGGAAGGCATCCCAAGGTTCATCCAGGGGATATGGTTAAGGCAGGTGACCAGCTTGTTGAAGGACCTATTGATCCGCATGATATATTAAGGATAGAGGGTGAAAAAATGTTACAGACATATCTTTTAAACGAGGTTCAAGAGGTTTATAGATTACAGGATGTTGATATAAATGATAAGCACATTGAGGTTATCATAAGGCAGATGTTAAGGAAGGTAAAAGTTACAGATCCGGGCGAAACTGAGCTTTTACCAGGTGATCAAGTAGATAGGGCTAAATTTAATAAGATAAACGAGCAAGCAAAGAGAAGTAGAAAGAAACAGGCAAGCGGAAAGATTGTCCTTCTTGGGATTACAAAGGCATCTTTAGCTACAGATAGCTTTATTAGTGCGGCATCGTTTCAAGAAACAACAAGGGTATTGACAGAGGCGTCTATTGAGGGAAGGATTGATGATCTTTCAGGATTAAAGGAAAATGTTATCATTGGCAGGCTTGTTCCAGCAGGTACTGGGCATAGGGAGTATTTGTAA